A single genomic interval of Flavihumibacter rivuli harbors:
- a CDS encoding alpha/beta hydrolase, whose product MNQLLLYVIGDIAVLSIIAYFAQEKLIFKPEKLDQDFQFRYDIPFKELFFDIEPGVRINGLHFYRDAPNGLVLYLHGNTRSIKGWAKYARDFYRYNYDVVLVDYRGFGKSTGKRSEKEMLADIQHVYDSLTVQYPEHHIIVYGRSMGSGFAAKIASDNKPRYLILDAPYYSFRKVVERFLPILPVRWVLRFHLRTDKWIRHVNCHTYIIHGTRDWLIPIKHSERLQKINPGKITLIRIHGGGHNNLPDFDDYHNFIRDILKY is encoded by the coding sequence TTGAACCAACTACTGCTGTATGTAATAGGCGACATAGCCGTCCTGAGTATCATCGCCTACTTTGCACAAGAGAAACTGATCTTCAAACCCGAGAAGCTGGATCAGGATTTCCAATTCAGGTATGATATCCCCTTCAAGGAACTTTTCTTTGATATTGAACCGGGGGTAAGGATCAATGGACTGCATTTTTACCGCGACGCACCGAATGGCCTTGTCCTTTACCTTCATGGCAATACCCGCAGCATCAAAGGCTGGGCAAAATATGCAAGGGATTTCTACCGCTACAACTATGATGTTGTATTGGTTGATTACAGGGGATTTGGAAAAAGTACGGGCAAGAGAAGTGAAAAGGAAATGCTGGCCGATATCCAGCATGTTTACGACAGTCTCACAGTTCAATACCCCGAACACCATATCATAGTTTATGGCAGGAGCATGGGTAGTGGTTTTGCAGCCAAGATCGCTTCCGACAATAAGCCCAGGTACCTGATCCTGGATGCTCCCTACTATAGCTTCCGCAAAGTTGTGGAACGTTTCCTGCCCATCCTGCCTGTCAGGTGGGTACTTCGGTTCCACCTCAGGACCGACAAATGGATCAGGCATGTGAACTGCCATACCTATATCATCCATGGCACCCGCGACTGGCTGATCCCCATCAAACACAGCGAGCGATTACAAAAGATCAATCCGGGGAAGATCACCCTTATCCGCATCCATGGTGGGGGCCATAATAATCTCCCTGATTTCGACGATTACCACAATTTCATCAGGGATATCCTGAAATATTGA
- a CDS encoding rhodanese-like domain-containing protein has protein sequence MQQITAEQLRQQLHENQDLLLVDVREEEEHEAFNIGGLLLPLGELMSSAGSIPKDKPVVVYCKRGIRSAIAIQRLQERFGYTNLLNLQGGMEEWKKTQGHP, from the coding sequence ATGCAACAAATCACTGCGGAACAACTCAGGCAGCAATTGCACGAGAACCAGGACCTTTTACTGGTTGATGTAAGGGAAGAGGAGGAACACGAAGCCTTCAATATCGGGGGCCTGTTGCTGCCGCTGGGTGAGCTCATGTCTTCCGCAGGATCCATCCCGAAAGACAAGCCGGTAGTGGTCTATTGCAAGAGGGGCATCAGGAGTGCCATAGCCATCCAACGCCTGCAGGAAAGGTTCGGTTATACCAACCTGTTGAACCTGCAGGGCGGTATGGAAGAATGGAAGAAAACACAGGGACATCCTTAG
- a CDS encoding KUP/HAK/KT family potassium transporter — MGKHLNKATFAGLIVALGIIYGDIGTSPLYVMNAIIKDKVITEKLILGGLSCIIWTLTLQTTVKYVILTLQADNRGEGGIFSLYALVRRQRKWLVIPAMIGGAALLADGMITPPITVTSAIEGLRQMPRLHEIQQSTVVYIVLAIISLLFFVQQFGTASIGKLFGPIMMVWFTMLALLGIIHLSDDPGIFKAFSPHYAIDLLTTYPKGFWILGAVFLCTTGAEALYSDLGHCGKENIRYSWIFVKSSLILNYLGQGAWLLANYEGKLFDTANMNPFYSLMPQWFVFWGITIATVAAIIASQALISGSFTLISEAMRLNLWPRLKINYPTEAKGQLYIPGINLILFLGCMGVVLYFKKSSNMEAAYGLAITLCMIATSILFSNYLVSKRVNPLLIYLYLAVYFSIEFSFLFANLEKFEHGGYVTLVIGGGLFAIMYVWYRSRKIKNRYVEFVRLEHYIPMIQELSNDKTVPKHATHLVYMTSANNPKEIEHKIIYSILNKKPKRADIYWFVHVDTLDDPYTCEYVVDHIIPNDIIRVEFRLGFRMEPRINLLFRKVVEDLVNNKEVNIYSRYESLERNNVVGDFQFIVMEKYLSQDNELPLFERIIMKTYFWLKDISLSEERGFGLDPANVVVEKFPLIVAPVTQIKLKRVFHDDEEEVI, encoded by the coding sequence GTGGGCAAACATTTGAACAAAGCCACCTTCGCAGGGCTAATCGTTGCACTAGGCATTATTTACGGCGATATCGGTACCTCCCCGCTCTACGTAATGAACGCCATCATCAAAGACAAAGTAATTACCGAAAAACTCATCCTGGGTGGCTTGTCCTGTATCATATGGACACTCACGCTCCAAACAACGGTGAAGTACGTGATCCTGACCCTCCAGGCCGACAACCGGGGTGAAGGAGGGATTTTTTCCCTGTATGCCCTGGTGAGAAGGCAGCGGAAATGGCTCGTCATACCAGCCATGATCGGAGGCGCTGCCCTGCTTGCGGATGGCATGATCACTCCACCGATCACCGTTACCTCAGCCATTGAAGGTCTTCGCCAGATGCCCCGGCTCCACGAGATCCAGCAATCAACGGTGGTGTACATTGTACTAGCCATCATCTCACTTTTATTCTTCGTTCAGCAGTTTGGTACCGCTTCAATCGGAAAATTGTTTGGCCCGATCATGATGGTTTGGTTCACCATGCTTGCACTGCTGGGTATCATCCACCTGAGTGACGATCCGGGAATATTCAAGGCATTTAGCCCCCACTACGCAATTGACCTACTCACTACTTACCCCAAAGGGTTCTGGATATTGGGTGCCGTATTCCTTTGTACCACTGGTGCCGAGGCCCTGTATTCAGACCTGGGCCACTGCGGCAAGGAAAACATCCGCTACTCATGGATATTTGTAAAAAGCAGCCTTATCCTCAACTACCTTGGACAAGGTGCCTGGTTGCTGGCCAATTACGAAGGCAAACTTTTCGATACGGCCAACATGAACCCCTTCTATAGCCTGATGCCCCAATGGTTCGTTTTCTGGGGGATCACCATCGCTACCGTTGCAGCCATTATTGCCAGCCAGGCCCTGATCAGTGGTTCTTTTACCCTGATCAGCGAGGCTATGCGCCTCAACCTCTGGCCCCGACTGAAGATCAACTACCCTACCGAAGCAAAGGGACAATTGTATATCCCTGGCATCAACCTGATCCTCTTCCTGGGCTGTATGGGAGTGGTATTGTACTTCAAGAAATCCAGCAACATGGAAGCCGCCTATGGCCTGGCCATTACGCTGTGTATGATCGCCACTTCTATCCTTTTCTCCAATTACCTGGTATCCAAAAGGGTTAACCCCCTGTTGATCTACCTGTACCTTGCCGTTTATTTCTCCATAGAATTCAGCTTCCTTTTTGCCAACCTGGAAAAGTTTGAACACGGCGGCTATGTTACCCTGGTGATCGGCGGTGGCCTGTTTGCCATCATGTACGTTTGGTACCGTAGCAGGAAGATCAAGAACCGCTATGTTGAATTCGTCAGGTTGGAACACTATATCCCCATGATCCAGGAACTGAGTAACGACAAAACAGTTCCCAAACATGCCACCCATCTGGTGTACATGACCAGCGCCAATAACCCGAAAGAGATCGAGCATAAGATCATTTACTCCATACTGAACAAAAAGCCCAAGCGGGCCGACATCTATTGGTTCGTGCATGTGGACACCCTTGATGACCCCTATACCTGTGAGTATGTAGTTGACCATATCATCCCCAATGATATCATCAGGGTGGAGTTCAGGCTGGGATTCCGGATGGAACCCCGCATCAACCTGCTTTTCAGGAAAGTAGTGGAAGACCTGGTGAACAACAAGGAAGTGAATATCTACAGCCGCTATGAAAGCCTGGAAAGGAATAATGTCGTGGGTGACTTCCAGTTCATCGTAATGGAAAAATACCTCAGCCAGGATAATGAACTGCCATTATTCGAGCGCATCATCATGAAGACCTATTTCTGGCTGAAGGACATCAGTCTTTCAGAGGAAAGGGGCTTCGGGCTTGACCCCGCCAATGTTGTGGTAGAAAAATTCCCGTTAATTGTAGCACCGGTTACCCAGATCAAGTTAAAAAGGGTATTCCATGATGATGAAGAAGAAGTAATATAG
- the purQ gene encoding phosphoribosylformylglycinamidine synthase subunit PurQ, giving the protein MKFGVVVFPGSNCDRDMQDALQNDLGQEVIMLWHKDKDLSMFSTEDCIVLPGGFSYGDYLRCGAIARFSPMMQSVIEFAQNGGKVLGVCNGFQILCESHLLPGVLLRNANQQFICKNVYLKGLGSEKALQIPIAHGEGRYFADEKTLDGLEANGQVIYRYCDANGNITPDANPNGASRNIAGIRNAAGNVFGMMPHPERACTSALGNIDGRIIMETLLMK; this is encoded by the coding sequence ATGAAATTCGGTGTGGTAGTTTTCCCGGGATCCAATTGCGACAGGGATATGCAGGACGCCCTGCAGAACGATCTTGGTCAGGAAGTGATTATGTTATGGCATAAGGACAAAGACCTGAGCATGTTTTCCACTGAGGACTGTATTGTGCTGCCTGGTGGATTTTCCTACGGTGACTACCTCCGCTGCGGTGCCATTGCGCGCTTCAGCCCGATGATGCAAAGTGTGATCGAATTTGCCCAGAATGGCGGTAAGGTATTGGGTGTGTGCAATGGATTCCAGATCCTTTGCGAATCCCATTTGCTACCTGGTGTATTGCTCAGGAATGCCAACCAGCAATTTATTTGTAAGAATGTTTACCTGAAAGGCCTCGGCTCTGAAAAGGCCCTCCAGATCCCTATCGCCCATGGAGAGGGCAGGTATTTTGCTGATGAAAAGACCCTGGATGGTCTTGAGGCAAATGGCCAGGTGATCTATAGGTATTGCGATGCCAACGGGAATATTACCCCTGATGCCAATCCCAATGGTGCATCCAGGAATATCGCCGGTATCCGGAATGCGGCAGGAAATGTATTCGGCATGATGCCCCACCCTGAACGTGCCTGTACCAGTGCACTGGGCAATATAGATGGTCGCATCATCATGGAAACCCTGCTGATGAAATAA
- a CDS encoding protein-disulfide reductase DsbD domain-containing protein — MKRFYTLILALFSATILLAQSDKQVKWSFQAKKIAENTYEVHMTANINGNWHIYAQNGGEGPVSTSFNFVKNPLLTVDGKVKEVGKMKKVFEEAFGSEVRYYEKSVEFVQVVKVKGKAKTNLAGKVEFMVCNEKECLPPSTVDFKIAIGG, encoded by the coding sequence ATGAAAAGGTTTTACACCCTGATCCTTGCCCTTTTTTCCGCTACCATCCTGCTTGCCCAGAGTGACAAACAGGTGAAGTGGAGTTTCCAGGCGAAGAAAATTGCCGAGAATACATATGAGGTCCACATGACCGCCAATATCAACGGAAACTGGCATATATATGCGCAGAATGGCGGTGAAGGCCCTGTTTCTACCTCCTTCAATTTTGTCAAGAACCCTTTGCTTACTGTGGACGGAAAGGTGAAGGAAGTAGGCAAGATGAAAAAGGTTTTCGAGGAAGCGTTTGGCTCTGAGGTTAGGTATTATGAAAAATCTGTTGAATTCGTACAGGTGGTGAAAGTAAAAGGTAAGGCCAAGACCAACCTGGCGGGCAAGGTAGAATTCATGGTATGTAATGAAAAAGAATGCCTGCCTCCCTCAACTGTGGATTTCAAAATTGCAATTGGCGGATGA
- a CDS encoding protein-disulfide reductase DsbD family protein, producing MIKKIFLLVVLLATVVGAWAQDSSTVVNWTYEAVKKEGKVHVILKGQIAQGWKLFSTTMKDDEPNTRVALDSGSTGTIAAIKENGKLLSQPEPLFDNALIKYFEGGVELDILVDNAQSGSAIKGNLMYMAMKGEEIVGPEASPFKVEINTAGEVIAKAAGLQERSGASLKREAIKLDSPVNDCGGTGIEESKEKGLLSIFILGFLGGLIALFTPCVFPMIPLTVSFFTKKTQDRKKGITNALTYGFFILLIYVLLSIPFHLMDSLNPEILNNISTNVWLNLVFFVIFIAFALSFFGLYEITLPSSLSNSVDSKAGVGGKLGIFFMALTLALVSFSCTGPILGSLLAGSLSTNGGAWQLTIGMAGFGLALALPFALFALFPNWLNAIPKSGGWLTTVKIVLGFLELALAIKFLSNADLVKHWGLLKREVFFAIWIIIGIALTLYLFGVLRFKHEGPVKKLSKLRIAIGVIAGLFTIYLLPGLTNTSYANRALISGFPPPLTYSIYGEKASGGKGVEANVVNDYEKALAMAKASNKPLLIDFTGWACVNCRKMEENVWTQPEVKELIEKEFILVSLYVDDRKLLPDDEQFLYTTAEGVKKKIVTVGDKFATMETENFKNASQPLYVILSPEEKLLNKPVGYTPDEKEYLEWLKCGIDAMRK from the coding sequence ATGATCAAGAAAATATTCTTGCTTGTAGTCTTATTGGCTACAGTGGTTGGCGCGTGGGCTCAGGATAGCAGCACAGTGGTTAACTGGACCTATGAAGCGGTGAAGAAGGAAGGAAAGGTCCATGTGATTTTAAAAGGGCAGATCGCCCAGGGTTGGAAGCTTTTTTCCACTACCATGAAAGATGATGAACCTAATACGAGGGTAGCCCTTGATTCCGGCTCAACGGGTACCATTGCCGCTATTAAAGAGAATGGTAAACTGCTTTCACAGCCGGAGCCTTTGTTTGATAATGCCCTGATCAAATACTTTGAGGGCGGGGTTGAACTGGATATCCTGGTGGATAATGCCCAGTCCGGTAGCGCTATCAAGGGTAACCTGATGTATATGGCCATGAAGGGGGAGGAGATAGTCGGACCTGAGGCAAGCCCATTCAAAGTAGAGATCAATACCGCAGGAGAGGTGATAGCCAAAGCAGCAGGTTTGCAGGAACGTTCAGGTGCCAGCCTCAAGCGGGAAGCCATAAAGCTTGACTCTCCGGTCAACGATTGCGGCGGTACGGGTATAGAAGAAAGCAAGGAGAAGGGCTTGCTAAGCATTTTTATACTTGGTTTCCTGGGTGGACTTATTGCCTTATTCACCCCCTGTGTATTCCCCATGATCCCGCTGACGGTTTCTTTCTTTACCAAGAAGACCCAGGACAGGAAAAAGGGAATCACCAACGCATTAACCTATGGATTTTTCATTCTCCTGATCTATGTGCTTTTGTCGATACCGTTCCACCTGATGGACAGCCTGAACCCGGAGATACTCAATAATATTTCCACCAACGTTTGGCTTAACCTGGTATTCTTTGTTATATTTATTGCTTTTGCCTTGTCATTCTTTGGCTTGTACGAGATCACCCTTCCCAGTAGCCTGTCCAATTCAGTTGACTCAAAGGCTGGGGTAGGGGGAAAGCTGGGGATATTCTTCATGGCCCTTACACTGGCCCTGGTATCCTTCTCCTGTACAGGCCCGATCCTGGGTTCTTTGCTGGCAGGATCACTTTCCACCAATGGTGGTGCCTGGCAGCTGACAATAGGTATGGCGGGCTTCGGTTTGGCACTAGCCCTCCCCTTTGCGCTTTTTGCCTTGTTCCCCAATTGGCTCAATGCCATTCCCAAATCCGGTGGTTGGCTTACCACGGTCAAGATCGTACTGGGCTTCCTTGAACTGGCCCTTGCCATCAAGTTCCTTTCCAACGCCGACCTGGTAAAACACTGGGGACTGTTGAAGCGTGAGGTATTCTTTGCCATCTGGATCATCATCGGTATTGCCCTTACACTATACCTGTTTGGAGTCCTCAGGTTCAAGCATGAAGGGCCGGTGAAGAAGTTAAGCAAGCTGAGGATCGCCATTGGGGTGATCGCAGGATTGTTTACGATCTATCTGCTGCCTGGCCTTACCAATACATCCTATGCCAACAGGGCACTGATCAGTGGGTTCCCACCACCCCTGACCTATAGCATATACGGCGAAAAAGCTTCCGGTGGGAAAGGGGTTGAAGCCAATGTGGTTAATGATTATGAGAAGGCACTGGCAATGGCCAAGGCAAGCAATAAGCCACTCTTGATCGACTTTACCGGTTGGGCATGCGTGAACTGCCGGAAAATGGAGGAGAATGTTTGGACCCAACCAGAAGTGAAGGAATTGATCGAGAAGGAGTTTATCCTGGTATCCCTGTATGTGGATGATCGCAAACTGCTTCCAGACGATGAACAGTTCCTCTATACAACTGCAGAGGGGGTGAAGAAGAAGATCGTTACCGTTGGTGATAAGTTTGCGACCATGGAAACAGAGAACTTTAAGAATGCTTCACAACCACTTTACGTTATTCTTTCACCAGAGGAAAAATTGCTGAACAAGCCTGTGGGCTATACTCCTGATGAAAAAGAATACCTGGAGTGGCTGAAGTGTGGGATAGATGCTATGCGTAAATGA
- a CDS encoding RNA polymerase sigma factor, with translation MKSHCTKTDNELIHLFVDGDMNALETLILRHKDKLYTSILFMVKDKYLAEDIFQDVLIKIIDTLRGGRYTEEGKFLPWAMRIAHNLCVDHFRKVKRAPSIKTSDDRDIFEVLNFTEAGADEKIMKRQSHDRVRQMLDLLPEDQREVIILRHYAELSFKEIAALTNCSINTALGRMRYGLINLRKMMTEKNIAL, from the coding sequence ATGAAATCACATTGCACTAAAACTGACAATGAACTGATCCATCTGTTCGTAGATGGCGACATGAACGCATTGGAAACCCTTATCCTGCGTCACAAAGACAAGCTTTACACATCCATTCTCTTCATGGTAAAGGACAAATACCTTGCCGAAGATATCTTCCAGGATGTACTGATCAAGATCATCGACACTTTACGTGGCGGACGCTACACTGAAGAAGGCAAATTCCTGCCCTGGGCCATGCGTATTGCACACAACCTCTGTGTTGACCATTTCCGTAAGGTTAAGCGCGCACCATCTATCAAGACCAGCGATGACCGCGACATCTTCGAAGTGTTGAACTTCACAGAAGCCGGCGCTGACGAAAAGATCATGAAGCGCCAGAGCCATGACAGGGTTCGCCAGATGCTGGACCTCTTACCGGAAGACCAGCGTGAGGTGATCATCCTTCGCCACTATGCCGAACTGAGCTTCAAGGAGATCGCTGCCCTTACCAATTGCAGCATCAACACAGCTTTGGGTCGCATGCGTTATGGATTGATCAACCTGCGCAAAATGATGACTGAAAAGAATATTGCGCTATAA